A DNA window from Gillisia sp. Hel1_33_143 contains the following coding sequences:
- a CDS encoding DUF4197 domain-containing protein: MKKLLLLLILPLFLGCAELQDIASQLPNSEYGVTNTEISSGLREALNLGIDRQVNKLTQEDGFFKNELVRISLPPELQKVDQTLRSVGLSSLADEGLKVLNRAAEDAVKEATPIFVSAVQQITFNDARNILLGNNTAATSYLTSKTEDQLYANFNPVISNSLDKVGATQVWSNIIAKYNNLPLASKVNPDLPDYVTNEALKGVYKMIAVEEQQIRTDLASRTSRLLQRVFSLQD; the protein is encoded by the coding sequence ATGAAAAAACTTCTACTTCTTTTAATACTTCCTTTATTTTTAGGATGCGCAGAATTGCAAGACATCGCTTCACAACTTCCAAATTCTGAATATGGTGTTACTAATACTGAAATTTCTTCCGGACTAAGAGAGGCATTAAATTTGGGAATAGATAGACAGGTTAATAAATTAACTCAGGAAGATGGTTTTTTTAAAAATGAGCTTGTAAGAATATCGCTTCCTCCAGAGCTTCAAAAAGTTGATCAAACCTTACGTAGTGTTGGATTAAGCTCTTTAGCAGATGAAGGATTGAAAGTATTGAATAGAGCTGCTGAAGATGCGGTGAAAGAAGCAACTCCAATCTTTGTAAGCGCTGTTCAGCAAATAACTTTTAACGATGCAAGAAATATTCTTTTAGGAAATAATACAGCAGCTACTTCTTATTTAACTTCAAAAACTGAAGATCAACTATACGCTAATTTCAATCCGGTAATCTCTAATTCTTTAGACAAAGTGGGAGCAACTCAAGTTTGGAGCAATATTATTGCGAAATATAATAATTTACCATTGGCTTCAAAAGTGAATCCAGATCTTCCGGATTATGTTACTAATGAGGCTTTGAAAGGAGTTTATAAAATGATTGCAGTAGAAGAACAACAAATTAGAACAGATCTTGCTTCAAGAACTTCAAGACTATTACAACGAGTCTTTTCTCTACAAGATTAA
- a CDS encoding methylmalonyl-CoA mutase family protein → MEVQAPYIPQNKVRIVTAASLFDGHDAAINIMRRIIQSTGVEVIHLGHDRSVEEVVNCAIQEDANAIAMTSYQGGHNEYFKYMYDLLKEKGAEHIKIFGGGGGVILPEEIKELMDYGVTRIYAPDDGREMGLQGMINDLVKTADTPTPKLEKESQAEELLKSKDVNTIARLISLAENRHEDFKKVFDKIKMPELKTPVLGITGTGGSGKSSLVDELVRRFLIDFPEKTIGIISVDPSKKKTGGALLGDRIRMNAINNSRVYMRSLATRQSNLALSKYVAEAVDVLKAAQYDLIILETSGIGQSDTEILEHSDASLYVMTPEFGAATQLEKIDMLDFADLVAINKFDKRGALDALRDVKKQYQRNHQLWHEDSEKLPVYGTIASQFNDPGMNTLYSNIINKVDEKTGSKFNSTFEISDDKSEKIFIIPPKRTRYLSEISENNRSYDEKADSQVEVAQKLYGIYKTIESVTNVKPTLSQYGLDEESLEESKTEQNSDLSDLLKKEFDRVKMDLDPYNWEVITGWSEKVNKYKEPIYSFKVRDKEIKVETHTESLSHTQIPKIALPKYQAWGDILRWCLQENVPGEFPYTAGLYPFKRAGEDPTRMFAGEGGPERTNRRFHYVSQGLPAKRLSTAFDSVTLYGNDPDFRPDIYGKIGNAGVSICCLDDAKKLYSGFDLADAMTSVSMTINGPAPMLLGFFMNAAIDQQCEKYIVENGLEREVEEKINKIYKDKEVDRPSYQGKLPEGNNGLGLMLLGVTGDQVLPSDIYENIKKHTLSVVRGTVQADILKEDQAQNTCIFSTEFALRLMGDVQEYFIEEKVRNFYSVSISGYHIAEAGANPVTQLALTLANGFTYVEYYLSRGMDINKFGPNLSFFFSNGIDPEYAVIGRVARKIWAKALKYKYGANPRAQMLKYHIQTSGRSLHAQEIDFNDIRTTLQALYAIYDNCNSLHTNAYDEAITTPTEASVRRAMAIQLIINKELGLTKNENPIQGAFIIEELTDLVEEAVLLEFDRITERGGVLGAMETMYQRSKIQEESLYYETLKHNGEFPIIGVNTFLSSTGSPTVTPGEVIRATEEEKQYQIATLQNLQKAKENDAERSLVKIREAAINNENLFEVLMEATKVCSLGQITQAMFEVGGQYRRNM, encoded by the coding sequence ATGGAAGTACAAGCTCCTTATATACCTCAGAATAAAGTTAGAATAGTAACAGCTGCCTCTCTTTTTGATGGACATGATGCTGCTATAAATATTATGAGAAGAATTATTCAATCTACCGGGGTAGAAGTAATTCATCTAGGACATGATAGAAGCGTTGAAGAAGTGGTTAATTGCGCCATTCAGGAAGATGCCAATGCTATTGCAATGACTTCTTATCAGGGAGGGCATAATGAATACTTTAAATATATGTATGATCTGCTTAAAGAAAAAGGAGCAGAGCACATTAAGATTTTTGGTGGTGGAGGTGGAGTAATACTTCCTGAAGAGATCAAAGAACTTATGGATTATGGTGTAACCAGGATCTATGCGCCAGATGATGGTAGAGAAATGGGATTGCAAGGGATGATCAATGATCTGGTAAAGACTGCAGATACACCCACTCCAAAATTAGAAAAGGAAAGTCAAGCTGAAGAATTGCTGAAAAGTAAAGATGTAAACACTATTGCACGTTTAATTTCTTTGGCTGAAAATAGACACGAAGACTTTAAAAAGGTTTTCGACAAAATAAAAATGCCAGAGCTTAAAACTCCGGTTCTTGGAATTACCGGAACCGGTGGGTCTGGAAAATCTTCTTTGGTAGATGAATTAGTAAGAAGGTTCTTGATCGACTTTCCGGAGAAGACCATTGGAATTATATCTGTAGATCCATCAAAGAAAAAAACAGGTGGAGCACTATTAGGAGATAGAATTAGAATGAATGCAATTAATAACTCTAGAGTTTATATGCGTTCCTTGGCAACAAGACAATCCAACCTTGCATTGTCTAAATATGTTGCTGAAGCTGTAGATGTGCTAAAAGCAGCTCAATATGATCTAATTATTTTAGAAACCTCTGGAATTGGGCAATCTGATACTGAAATTTTAGAACATTCTGATGCTTCTCTTTATGTAATGACACCAGAATTTGGTGCTGCTACTCAGTTAGAGAAAATAGATATGTTGGATTTTGCAGATCTGGTAGCAATAAACAAATTTGATAAACGTGGAGCCTTAGATGCACTTCGTGATGTGAAAAAGCAATATCAAAGAAATCATCAGTTATGGCATGAAGATTCAGAAAAGCTTCCTGTTTATGGAACTATTGCTTCTCAGTTTAATGACCCTGGAATGAATACACTTTATAGTAATATCATCAATAAAGTGGATGAGAAAACTGGATCTAAATTTAATTCTACTTTCGAGATAAGTGATGATAAAAGCGAGAAGATCTTTATCATTCCGCCAAAAAGGACCAGATATCTTTCTGAGATCTCCGAGAATAATAGAAGTTATGATGAGAAAGCAGATTCTCAAGTGGAAGTTGCGCAAAAGCTTTATGGAATTTATAAAACAATAGAATCTGTAACCAATGTTAAGCCAACACTTTCTCAATACGGTTTGGATGAAGAGAGTTTAGAAGAAAGTAAAACTGAACAAAACTCAGATCTTTCAGATCTTCTAAAGAAAGAATTCGATCGTGTAAAAATGGATCTAGATCCATATAATTGGGAAGTTATTACCGGTTGGAGCGAAAAAGTAAATAAATATAAGGAGCCTATTTATTCTTTCAAGGTACGTGACAAAGAGATAAAAGTGGAGACTCATACAGAATCTCTTTCTCATACGCAGATCCCGAAAATAGCTTTGCCAAAGTATCAAGCTTGGGGAGATATTCTAAGATGGTGTCTTCAAGAAAATGTACCGGGAGAATTTCCTTATACAGCAGGGCTTTATCCGTTTAAAAGAGCTGGAGAAGATCCAACCAGAATGTTTGCCGGAGAAGGTGGGCCCGAGCGTACCAACAGGCGTTTTCATTACGTAAGTCAAGGTCTGCCTGCAAAACGTTTATCTACAGCGTTCGATTCTGTTACTCTTTATGGTAACGATCCAGATTTTAGACCAGATATCTACGGAAAGATTGGTAATGCTGGAGTTTCGATTTGTTGTTTAGACGATGCTAAGAAATTATATTCAGGTTTTGATCTTGCAGATGCAATGACATCTGTGAGTATGACCATTAACGGTCCGGCACCAATGTTACTTGGGTTTTTCATGAATGCTGCCATAGATCAGCAATGTGAGAAGTATATTGTTGAGAATGGATTAGAGAGAGAAGTTGAAGAAAAGATCAATAAGATCTATAAGGATAAAGAAGTAGATAGACCATCTTATCAGGGAAAATTACCGGAAGGTAATAATGGTTTAGGTCTTATGCTGTTAGGAGTAACCGGAGATCAGGTTTTACCTTCAGATATTTATGAAAACATTAAAAAACATACCTTAAGTGTTGTTCGTGGTACGGTACAGGCAGATATATTAAAAGAAGATCAAGCACAGAATACCTGTATTTTCTCTACAGAATTTGCTTTGAGATTGATGGGTGATGTGCAGGAATATTTTATTGAAGAAAAAGTAAGAAACTTTTATTCGGTATCTATATCTGGATATCACATAGCAGAAGCAGGAGCAAATCCTGTTACTCAATTGGCTTTAACATTGGCTAACGGCTTTACGTATGTAGAGTATTACTTAAGCAGAGGAATGGACATCAATAAATTTGGTCCAAACCTTTCCTTCTTTTTCTCTAACGGAATAGATCCTGAATATGCTGTAATTGGTAGAGTGGCACGTAAGATATGGGCTAAAGCATTAAAATATAAATATGGAGCTAATCCAAGAGCTCAAATGTTGAAATATCACATTCAAACTTCTGGAAGATCCTTGCATGCTCAGGAGATAGATTTTAATGATATTAGAACAACGCTTCAGGCGCTTTATGCAATTTACGATAACTGTAATTCCCTACATACCAATGCGTATGATGAAGCTATTACTACGCCTACAGAAGCTTCTGTAAGAAGAGCAATGGCAATTCAGTTAATTATCAATAAAGAGTTAGGGCTAACTAAAAATGAAAATCCAATTCAGGGTGCTTTCATTATTGAAGAATTGACAGATCTTGTAGAAGAAGCAGTTCTTTTAGAATTTGATAGAATAACAGAAAGAGGTGGTGTTCTTGGTGCTATGGAAACCATGTACCAACGTAGCAAGATACAGGAAGAAAGCTTGTATTATGAAACATTGAAGCATAATGGTGAATTTCCAATTATTGGTGTAAATACATTCTTGAGTTCTACAGGTTCTCCAACGGTTACACCGGGAGAGGTAATTAGAGCAACAGAGGAAGAAAAGCAATATCAAATTGCAACGCTTCAAAATTTGCAGAAGGCGAAAGAAAATGATGCAGAACGTTCATTGGTTAAAATAAGAGAAGCTGCTATTAATAATGAGAATTTATTTGAAGTTCTTATGGAAGCTACAAAAGTTTGTTCTCTAGGGCAGATCACTCAGGCAATGTTCGAGGTTGGCGGACAGTATAGAAGAAATATGTAA
- a CDS encoding MDR family MFS transporter: MISRIYRSYIDSFSDLRKEVWLLAFITFINRAGTMVIPFLSLYLTKSRGFSLEQVGWILTFFGLGSVAGSWLGGKLVDTIGHYKTMTGSLILSSVLFVLLQFPTTFWGICAGIFLVMMVADMFRPAVFVAISAYSKPENRTRSVTLIRLAINLGFSAGPALGGLIIATSGYSGLFWVDGITCLAAGLLLLKLLHPKKAIENKREENLNPLGVMSDRPYLLFIVSMILFGFIFIQYFSTMPLYYAQSFKMSEFEIGLLLGMNGFLIFLLEMPLIKYLEGRKFNPISLMVWGTALVGISFLLVNLSGLIGILIVGMIFLTIGEMIAFPFSNTFALKRAERGKQGSYMALYSIAFSISHIFGHNSGMQLIENFGYEFTWYTMVFLAILACALLVWLKITIRKEAISSPPN; encoded by the coding sequence ATGATTAGTAGAATATACCGCTCTTATATAGATTCTTTTAGCGACTTAAGGAAGGAAGTTTGGCTTTTAGCATTTATTACCTTTATAAATCGTGCCGGAACCATGGTTATACCCTTCCTTTCTTTATATCTAACTAAGAGCAGAGGATTTTCTTTAGAGCAAGTTGGATGGATCTTAACATTTTTTGGACTAGGTTCTGTAGCAGGATCATGGTTGGGTGGAAAACTTGTAGATACTATAGGCCACTACAAAACAATGACCGGAAGTCTGATCTTATCTTCTGTTCTATTTGTACTACTTCAATTCCCAACAACCTTTTGGGGAATCTGTGCAGGTATATTTTTGGTGATGATGGTGGCAGATATGTTTAGACCCGCAGTATTTGTAGCAATTAGCGCATATAGCAAGCCTGAAAACAGAACCAGATCTGTAACGCTTATAAGATTGGCAATTAATCTGGGATTTTCTGCCGGTCCGGCTTTAGGCGGACTAATAATAGCTACTTCAGGGTACAGCGGACTTTTCTGGGTAGATGGTATTACCTGTTTGGCAGCAGGATTATTGTTATTAAAGTTATTACATCCTAAGAAGGCTATAGAAAATAAACGTGAAGAAAACTTAAATCCGCTTGGGGTTATGAGCGATAGACCTTATTTACTTTTTATAGTATCCATGATCTTATTTGGATTTATATTCATTCAGTACTTCTCTACCATGCCTTTGTACTATGCTCAAAGCTTTAAAATGTCTGAATTCGAAATTGGATTATTATTGGGCATGAATGGCTTTTTGATATTTTTATTAGAAATGCCACTAATAAAATATCTGGAAGGTAGAAAGTTTAACCCTATTAGTTTAATGGTTTGGGGTACCGCTTTGGTAGGAATAAGCTTTTTACTTGTAAACTTAAGCGGATTAATAGGGATACTAATAGTTGGAATGATATTTCTTACAATAGGAGAAATGATAGCCTTTCCATTCTCTAATACATTTGCTTTAAAGAGAGCAGAAAGAGGCAAACAAGGATCTTATATGGCACTTTACAGTATCGCTTTTTCTATTAGCCACATCTTTGGACATAATTCGGGGATGCAACTCATAGAAAATTTCGGCTATGAATTTACGTGGTACACAATGGTATTTTTAGCTATCCTAGCCTGTGCGCTTCTTGTCTGGCTGAAAATTACAATAAGAAAAGAAGCTATTAGTTCTCCTCCAAATTAA
- a CDS encoding DEAD/DEAH box helicase: protein MTFNDLQLTEPLQKAVQKVGYTIPTPIQAQSIPAILKGRDVLGCAQTGTGKTAAFSIPTIQLLNSNSQNNGRRTDIKCLILTPTRELAIQIGESLADYGQFTNLKHLVIFGGVPQNSQVNALRNGVDILVATPGRLLDLMDQGFISLSKIEIFTLDEADRMLDMGFVHDVKKVIKKIPQKRQTLFFSATMPDSILDLANSILDNPVKVEVTPVSSTAEMIQQEVYFIDKANKKNLLIDLLQDNDADRVLVFTRTKHGANKVVKDLMKENIKAEAIHGNKTQNARQKALKNFKDKTTRVLVATDIAARGIDIDELALVINYEVPNIAETYVHRIGRTGRAGASGKAISFSDYEEKSYIRDIQKLIDQKIPVIEGHNYPMELFEVPAKKPQQRRPSRNQNKPSTSKRTNSNSNNNSKGRSFDRSKAK, encoded by the coding sequence ATGACATTTAACGATTTACAATTAACTGAACCTTTACAAAAGGCAGTACAAAAAGTGGGATATACCATTCCTACCCCTATACAAGCACAATCTATACCCGCAATATTAAAAGGACGCGACGTTCTAGGTTGCGCCCAAACCGGAACAGGAAAAACAGCCGCTTTCTCCATTCCTACAATACAACTATTAAACTCAAATTCTCAAAACAATGGTCGCAGAACAGACATTAAATGTTTGATCTTAACACCTACAAGAGAACTTGCTATTCAAATTGGTGAAAGCCTTGCTGATTATGGACAATTCACCAATCTTAAACATCTTGTGATCTTTGGTGGTGTTCCTCAAAATTCTCAGGTTAATGCTTTAAGAAATGGAGTAGACATTTTAGTGGCAACCCCAGGAAGATTATTGGATCTAATGGATCAAGGTTTTATCTCTCTTTCTAAAATTGAAATTTTCACCTTAGATGAAGCAGATAGAATGCTTGATATGGGATTTGTTCATGATGTAAAAAAAGTGATCAAAAAAATTCCTCAAAAACGTCAAACTTTATTCTTCTCTGCTACCATGCCAGATTCTATTTTAGATCTTGCCAATAGTATTTTAGATAATCCGGTAAAAGTGGAAGTTACACCAGTATCTTCTACTGCGGAAATGATACAGCAAGAAGTATATTTTATAGATAAGGCGAATAAGAAAAATTTGCTTATAGACCTCTTACAGGATAATGATGCAGATAGAGTGCTTGTTTTTACAAGAACTAAACATGGTGCTAATAAGGTGGTTAAAGACCTTATGAAGGAAAATATAAAAGCGGAAGCCATTCACGGGAATAAAACTCAGAATGCAAGACAGAAAGCTTTGAAGAACTTTAAAGACAAGACTACCCGCGTACTTGTAGCTACAGATATTGCAGCCCGTGGAATAGATATAGATGAGTTGGCTTTGGTAATTAATTACGAGGTCCCAAACATAGCAGAAACTTATGTTCATCGTATAGGAAGAACAGGTAGAGCTGGAGCTAGTGGTAAAGCTATTTCTTTTTCAGATTATGAGGAAAAATCATACATTAGAGATATTCAAAAATTAATAGATCAGAAGATTCCTGTAATTGAAGGTCATAACTATCCAATGGAATTGTTTGAAGTTCCGGCCAAGAAACCTCAACAAAGAAGACCATCAAGAAACCAGAACAAACCTTCTACTTCTAAGCGAACAAACTCAAATTCTAATAATAATTCTAAGGGCAGAAGTTTTGACAGATCCAAAGCTAAATAA
- a CDS encoding class I SAM-dependent methyltransferase, with protein sequence MTDPKLNKGHSENYFGDYRDFWWNKAFLDLTANRLELSRIGSMLDVGCGNGHWTRLLAPYLSYNASITAVDSDVRWYSENKELEGHIYNLDRSFSLLKGDAQNLPFDDDHFEMVTCQTVLIHVPHPQKALKEMLRVLKSGGILLCVEPNNIVQSLTKTSLSKNDSIEETLDHIKYRLIIEKGKKNMGRGDNSLGDLLPGMFALEELKNIEVRLSDKAIAMYPPYNNEEQVATLKQWMKGSSWKSNTQKDIDFFSAAGEEYMQFYFEYQEKYSRRDEHVMGALQREQYHAAGGSMMYLVSGIK encoded by the coding sequence TTGACAGATCCAAAGCTAAATAAAGGACATTCTGAGAATTACTTTGGAGACTATCGAGATTTTTGGTGGAACAAGGCATTTCTTGATCTCACTGCAAATAGGCTCGAACTATCCAGAATTGGATCTATGCTAGATGTAGGTTGTGGAAATGGACATTGGACGAGGTTACTTGCGCCATACCTTTCTTATAACGCTTCTATTACGGCAGTAGATAGTGATGTTAGGTGGTATTCAGAAAATAAAGAACTAGAAGGACATATCTATAATTTAGATAGGTCCTTCAGTTTATTAAAAGGAGATGCTCAAAATCTGCCTTTTGATGATGATCATTTTGAAATGGTTACCTGCCAAACAGTTCTTATTCATGTTCCTCACCCGCAAAAAGCTCTTAAAGAAATGCTACGAGTTTTAAAATCTGGTGGAATTTTGCTGTGTGTAGAACCAAACAATATCGTTCAAAGCTTAACCAAAACATCGCTTTCTAAAAATGATTCTATAGAGGAAACTCTAGACCACATTAAATATAGATTGATCATAGAAAAAGGTAAGAAAAATATGGGTCGAGGAGATAATTCTCTAGGAGATCTCTTACCGGGAATGTTTGCATTGGAAGAACTTAAGAATATTGAAGTTAGATTGTCTGACAAAGCGATTGCAATGTACCCTCCTTACAATAATGAGGAACAAGTAGCAACCTTAAAACAATGGATGAAGGGAAGTTCTTGGAAATCTAATACTCAAAAAGATATAGATTTTTTTAGTGCTGCAGGGGAAGAATATATGCAGTTCTATTTTGAGTATCAGGAAAAATACTCAAGGAGAGATGAGCATGTGATGGGCGCATTACAAAGAGAGCAGTATCATGCTGCAGGAGGCTCAATGATGTATCTGGTAAGTGGAATTAAATAA
- the pyrF gene encoding orotidine-5'-phosphate decarboxylase, with protein MTTEALVEQIFKKRSFLCIGLDTDLEKIPTYLLSEEDPIFEFNKAIIDATHQFAVAYKPNTAFYEAHGKKGWKALNKTIEYLNENYPQLFTIADAKRGDIGNTSSMYAKAFLQEMAFDSVTVAPYMGKDSVEPFLYIRNKHTILLALTSNEGAFDFQTLKTDDTQLYKKVIEVSKTWENSERLMYVVGATKAEYLAEIRKIVPDSFLLVPGVGAQGGSLEEVCKYGMNKNVGLLVNSSRGIIYASESSNFAEIAAAKAEVMQREMSELMKNL; from the coding sequence ATGACCACCGAAGCGCTTGTAGAGCAAATTTTTAAGAAGAGATCTTTTCTTTGTATCGGCTTGGATACAGATCTAGAAAAAATCCCCACCTACTTACTTTCTGAAGAAGATCCTATCTTCGAGTTTAATAAAGCTATTATAGATGCAACTCATCAATTTGCGGTGGCTTATAAGCCCAATACAGCTTTTTATGAGGCTCATGGTAAAAAGGGATGGAAAGCGCTAAATAAAACTATAGAATATCTTAATGAGAATTATCCGCAACTTTTCACCATTGCAGATGCTAAGCGTGGAGATATTGGAAACACTTCTTCCATGTATGCAAAAGCATTTTTACAAGAAATGGCGTTTGATTCTGTAACCGTTGCACCGTATATGGGTAAGGATTCTGTAGAACCTTTTCTTTACATCAGAAATAAACATACCATTTTACTAGCCTTAACTTCTAATGAAGGCGCATTTGATTTTCAGACTTTAAAAACTGATGATACCCAGTTATATAAAAAGGTGATTGAAGTTTCCAAGACTTGGGAAAATTCAGAAAGATTAATGTATGTAGTAGGAGCTACAAAAGCCGAGTATTTAGCTGAAATAAGAAAGATCGTACCAGATAGTTTTCTTCTTGTTCCTGGCGTTGGTGCTCAGGGTGGTAGTTTAGAAGAAGTTTGTAAATATGGTATGAATAAAAATGTTGGATTATTAGTGAATTCGTCTAGAGGAATTATATATGCATCAGAAAGTTCAAATTTCGCAGAGATCGCTGCAGCTAAGGCTGAAGTTATGCAACGAGAAATGTCTGAACTAATGAAGAATCTTTAA
- a CDS encoding DUF1328 domain-containing protein, with translation MKNYTLIFLALTVITGLIGFTGMNFFGIPAVRVLFVIFADLLVISVLAKIFFPATENMKLQRVKK, from the coding sequence ATGAAAAATTATACTTTAATATTCCTTGCATTAACCGTTATAACTGGATTAATAGGCTTTACAGGAATGAACTTTTTTGGTATACCGGCGGTGAGAGTGTTATTTGTGATATTTGCCGATCTATTGGTGATCTCAGTATTAGCAAAAATATTTTTCCCAGCAACTGAAAATATGAAATTGCAAAGAGTTAAAAAATAA
- a CDS encoding MarC family protein, whose protein sequence is MENLWLFAIAVFTGFFAINSPAGNIPIFISLTKQADRATKKKISKKATITAFIIVTGFIILGKYIFDLFGLTIPAFKITGGILIFFVGFEMIRSQESSIDNQTEVNFNEGISISPLAIPILAGPGTIVTAMNYTTTAGYIELVIIISMLALIMWLNYLAFISSEYLVKYIGANKIVVIEKIMGLIIAIIGTNMFIQGVKLAFFTEDVLI, encoded by the coding sequence ATGGAAAATCTGTGGTTATTTGCTATAGCTGTATTTACAGGTTTCTTCGCGATTAATAGTCCCGCTGGTAATATCCCGATTTTTATCAGTCTAACTAAACAGGCAGATAGAGCTACCAAAAAGAAGATATCTAAAAAGGCTACTATCACTGCTTTTATTATTGTTACCGGATTTATAATTCTGGGTAAATATATTTTCGATCTTTTTGGTTTAACAATTCCAGCTTTTAAGATCACAGGAGGAATTTTGATATTCTTTGTTGGATTTGAAATGATACGTTCTCAAGAATCTAGTATAGATAACCAAACTGAGGTAAACTTTAATGAAGGTATCTCGATCTCTCCATTAGCTATCCCTATTCTTGCAGGTCCTGGAACCATAGTTACTGCAATGAACTATACAACTACTGCAGGATACATAGAATTAGTCATAATTATCTCTATGCTAGCCTTAATTATGTGGCTCAACTATTTGGCTTTTATCTCTAGTGAATATTTGGTGAAATATATAGGTGCCAATAAAATCGTGGTAATAGAAAAGATCATGGGATTGATCATAGCCATTATAGGTACCAATATGTTTATACAGGGTGTAAAATTGGCATTCTTTACAGAAGATGTTCTAATTTAA
- a CDS encoding ABC transporter substrate-binding protein, with product MKDQLGRLLDITQIPKRIISLVPSQTELLCTLGLTDSIVGITKFCVHPEGLKTEKKIVGGTKNVHFNKIADLKPDIILCNKEENTKEMVFALEKIAPVHISNVITLEDTYQLILQYGEIFNRTMQASHLVNSIQYKKGELNIDNRIKKVVYLIWKDPWMAVGGNTFINSMLELNNCDNVFKNSTDRYPVLTLEMLKELDIDIVLLSSEPYPFKEKHISDLIKLLNTNTILVNGEYFSWYGSRLLNAFDYFKTIRWLNN from the coding sequence ATGAAAGATCAACTAGGTAGGTTGTTAGATATTACACAAATTCCTAAGAGGATAATTTCTTTAGTGCCTAGTCAAACTGAACTACTATGTACTTTAGGACTTACAGATTCAATAGTAGGTATTACAAAATTTTGCGTTCATCCTGAAGGTCTTAAGACGGAAAAGAAAATTGTAGGAGGCACTAAGAATGTTCATTTTAATAAGATAGCAGACTTAAAGCCAGATATTATTCTTTGCAATAAAGAGGAGAATACAAAAGAGATGGTCTTTGCATTAGAAAAGATAGCTCCCGTTCATATATCTAATGTTATTACATTAGAAGATACCTATCAGCTAATTCTGCAATACGGTGAGATATTTAATCGAACTATGCAAGCATCACATTTGGTTAACAGTATTCAGTATAAGAAAGGTGAATTAAACATAGATAATCGCATAAAAAAAGTTGTTTACCTAATTTGGAAAGATCCATGGATGGCAGTAGGTGGAAATACCTTTATCAATTCTATGTTAGAATTAAATAACTGCGATAATGTATTTAAAAATAGCACAGATAGATATCCGGTTCTAACATTGGAAATGTTGAAAGAATTGGATATCGACATAGTTTTACTAAGCTCAGAACCTTATCCTTTTAAGGAAAAACATATTTCAGATTTAATTAAACTCTTAAACACGAATACCATTTTAGTAAACGGGGAATATTTTAGTTGGTATGGATCCCGCTTGTTGAATGCTTTCGACTACTTTAAGACTATAAGATGGCTTAATAATTAG
- a CDS encoding Lacal_2735 family protein, producing MLGNLFYKSEEDRLCQKYSELMSQSFRVALNNKDKSDKIRARAKKILIQLKKMNCKKIDKSL from the coding sequence ATGTTAGGAAACTTATTTTATAAAAGCGAAGAGGATAGATTGTGTCAAAAATATTCTGAATTGATGAGCCAATCTTTTAGAGTTGCATTGAACAACAAGGATAAAAGCGATAAAATTAGAGCAAGAGCTAAAAAGATCTTAATTCAACTTAAAAAAATGAATTGTAAAAAGATAGATAAAAGTTTGTAG
- a CDS encoding Lrp/AsnC family transcriptional regulator — MPLDRINWLILDELQINARQSFAEIGRKVGLTSPAVAERVKKMEDKGIIKGYKAEVSYHKTGHQLKAVITLRAFMGRLKPFLEKVKEFKEVINCYRITGNENIIMEVVLFDQTHLEEFIDKLITYGETKTHIILSNVIEHAPIKSRGVR; from the coding sequence ATGCCTTTAGATAGAATAAACTGGTTAATACTAGATGAGTTGCAGATCAATGCTCGTCAATCGTTTGCGGAGATTGGCAGAAAAGTTGGTTTAACCTCTCCTGCAGTAGCAGAGCGAGTTAAGAAGATGGAAGATAAAGGAATTATCAAGGGCTATAAAGCTGAGGTTTCCTATCACAAAACAGGACATCAATTAAAAGCAGTTATAACCTTAAGAGCTTTTATGGGAAGACTTAAGCCTTTTTTAGAGAAGGTAAAAGAATTTAAAGAAGTGATTAATTGTTATAGAATCACCGGTAATGAAAATATTATTATGGAAGTGGTCTTATTCGATCAAACTCACTTAGAAGAATTTATAGATAAGCTTATTACCTACGGAGAAACCAAAACGCATATAATTTTATCTAATGTTATAGAACATGCACCTATAAAAAGTAGGGGTGTTAGATAA